The DNA window CGAAGAAATGGCCGTACCCTGTTTCTATTTTCTTTGGCGAACCGCTGACCCAGCAACCCCACGATATTCACAAGGTGCGCAGGGCGGTGCAAGATCTCGGAGCCTTGGCTGTGGAGCAACGAAAAAAGCGGAACACGCTGATTACCCGCAAGTTTATTCGCCGCTGCAAACAGCGCGGCAAGAATCCCAAGGTGTCGGATTCGACCGGCGTCAAGCTGTCCGGCAGCGAGCTGCTGGCCCGTACGATCGTGCTAAAGCGGCTGCTGAAACGCCATGTGCTGAAGAAAGACGAAAAGTACATCGGCGTGCTGCTGCCGCCGACGTGCGCTTCGGTGATAGCCAACGGGGCGATTGCGCTCGACCATCGGATTTCGGTCAACTTGAACTACACAGTTTCCGAAGCGGTGATGAACAGCTGCATTGAGCAGGCCGGCATCAAGCATGTGCTGACCAGCAAACGCTTCTACGAGAAACTGACCGAACGCGGGCCGCTGAACCTCAACGCCGAAATCGTCTACCTGGAAGACTTCAAAGACAAAGTCACCGGCGCCGATAAAGCAGTCGCCGGCCTGCATACCTATGTGCTCCCTTCGCGCGTGGTGGAAGTGCTGCATGGCCTGCACCGGATCGACCCGCACGAAACCGCGACGGTCATTTTCACCTCTGGCTCCACCGGGGCGCCCAAGGGCGTCATGCTCAGCTATATGAACATTGGCACCAATGTCGAAGCGGTCGACCAGGTGGTGCATTTGAACAGCCAGGACGTACTGATGGGCATCCTGCCGTTCTTCCATTCGTTCGGCTACACCATCGCCATGTGGGGCGTGATGGGGCTCGATATCCGCGGCGTATACCACTTTAATCCGCTCGACGCCAAGGGCATTGGCAAGCTCTGCATGCGGAACGATGTGACCCTGCTGCTGGCCACGCCGACGTTCCTGCGCGGTTATCTGCGACGGGTGGAGCCCAAGCAGTTCGCCAAGCTTGATGTCGTTGTCGCCGGCGCCGAACGGCTGCCGACCGAACTGGCGGATGCGTTTGAAGAGAAGTTTGGCGTGCGTCCTGTCGAAGGCTACGGAGCGACAGAGCTCTCCCCGCTGGTCTCCGTCAACGTGCCGCCCAGTCGGTCGTCAGGCAACTTCCAGACCGACAGCAAGAACGGCACCGTCGGCCGGCCGATCCCCGGCGTGGCCGCCAAGGTGACCGACCTCGACACGGGCGAAGAGCTGGGAACCGATCAGCCCGGCATGCTCTGGATCACCGGCCCCAATGTGATGACGGGCTATCTCAACCGGGACGATCTGACCGGCGAGGTCGTCCACGATGGCTGGTACAAAACGGGGGACGTCGCCCTGATCGATGAAGAAGGCTTCATCAAAATTACCGGCCGCATCAGTCGGTTCTCAAAGATCGGCGGCGAAATGGTCCCCCATATCAAAGTCGAAGAAGCCCTCAACAAGGCCCTGGGCGAAAGCGACGAAGACGGGGAAAGCGAAGGGATCCGGCTGGCGGTGACTTCGATCGCCGATGAGAAAAAAGGGGAGCAGCTGGTCGTGCTGCATACGAAGATCGACAAAACGCCCGACGACCTGCGCAAATCGCTGTCCGACGACGGCTTCCCCAACATTTATATCCCGGCCCGCACCCGGTTCCTGGAAGTGGAAACGCTGCCGCTGCTGGGATCCGGCAAGCTCGACCTGAAGCTGATGAAACAGCTGGCCGAGGAGAAATTTTCCGCCGCTGAAGACGAATAACACTGGCAAGCGTTGTTCGTCTCCAACGCCCCGTTAATCTGCGATTCTGTGGGGAGTGCCTGCGATGAATGTTTCCGGCCTGTCGGGTAACGAAATCTACTGCCTGCACCAGAAGGGCTGGCAGCCGGGCGGGATCGTGGTCGGCAACAGCGTGCAGTCGCTGGGCTTTGTCGGCGGGATCTCCTCCAGCTTGAAAACGCTAGCCGGCGGCGAAGTGGAAAACATGACGAGTCTGATCTCGGAAGGTCGCCACCTGGCGATCAACCGGATCGAAGAAGACGCCAAAGTCCGCGGCGCGCAAGGACTGACCGGCGTGTCGACGGAGCTGAAAACGCTGGGCGGCATGATTGAGTTCCTGGCGATCGGCTCCGCCATTCACGGGCCCCAGTACCAGGGCCCGTTCTTCTCGACCGCCTGCAGCGGCCAGGAGTTTTACTGCCACCTGGATGCGGGCTATCAGCCGCGGCATTTTGTGATGGGCAATGTCGCGTACGCCCTGGGGATCGGACGCGGCATCAGCGGGTCGTTCCGCACCTTTGCCGTCCGCGGGGAAGTGAAAGAATTCTCGGACCTGTACAACCACACGCGGCACTTGGCGCTGGAACGCCTGGAAGCGGAAGCGGCCCACATGGGCTGTAACTCGGTCGTCGATATCAACACGGAGGTGCTGTCGATCGCCGGCGTGCGCGAAATGCTGATGGTCGGCACGGGCTCTTACAACCCGTCGCTGGGAAAACTGCAGCGGCCCGTCACTTCGGAGCTGACGGGCGAAGAGCTCTGGAACCTGACGCAGATGGGCTACGCGCCGGTGCGACTGGTGCTGGGGACTTCGGTATACGCCCTGGGTTTCGCCGGCGGCATGACGGCCATGTTCAAGTCGTTCTCCCGCGGCGAAATCACCGAGGTGACGCAGCTGGTGTATGAAGCCCGTGAGAACGCCCTGGCGCACATCATGGAAGACGCGGCCAGCTGCGGCGCCGAGCAAGTGATCGGAGCCAAGGTGTTCGTCCACGAGATCGGCAGCGGCCTGGTCGAGGTGCTGGCGATCGGCACCGCCATCCGTCGCAACCCGCAGATGAAAACCGTGAGCGAGCAGTTGCTGCCGCAAGCCATCATCCGCGATCGCGATACGTTCTTCGACGCATCGCTGACCGGCAGTCTCAGCCGCGAGCACGTGTCCAGCGGGACCTCCTCCGCGACGGCCTCGCCGGGCAACAACGCCGTCGGCTGCATCATCGGCCTGATCGTGGTCGGCGGCTTCTTCCTGACGATGTGCGGCGGCTTTCTCATTAGCGTGTTCGGTTAGTCCACGTTACGGCGTGGCCGGCCGTTCCTGCAGGAACGTTTGTACGGCGCCGGCAAGACTGGCGCCGATGGCCCGATAGCCGGCCGTGGTGCTGGTGGGGTTGTTCCAGCTGGTTTCCAGGCAGACGCTCACGGTCTGGGGATTGCCCCGCATGGCGACCCAGTTGGCGCTGATTTGTCGCCAGAGCGGATGGTAACTGGGGCCGGTGCTTCGCTGTTTATTACTGACGGGAGTCGACGGCCTGATCTGGGCGATCCGGTCGCAGGCCAGGTCGGTGAACTGGTTGCGGAGCCTGATCGCGGGCTCTTTCAGCTGTTCGTCGGGAGCGACAAAGAAGAAGGTCGGGTCGCCTGGCGCCGGGTTGTGCAGGTCCAGGAAGATGTCCATCCGGCCTTCGTCGATCAGGGCGTTGACCTGCTTCTGCGCGGCGATGATTTCGTTCCAGTGCGGCTGGGGCGACCAGTCCCGGTTGTGGTCGTGCGGCACGGCGTTCTTGCCGCCGTTGCCGGTCGCCGTGTTGTCGATATCCATCACGGGAACGAGGTAAATCTCCGCATGACGCCGCAGCCAGGCGGCCTCGGCGGCGTCGCTCAGCAGCCATTCGCCAAAGCCTTGCGCGACCCAGCTGGAGCCGCTTTCCCATGCATGCTGCCGGGCCTGCACCCATACGCCAAAACGCTCCGACGCAGGGAGTTCGCCTTCCCGGATAGAGAGCATCGGCACAGGACGATCTTCGCGCGAGCGGCACAGCAATCGGGCCGTGGCGTGCGGCGATTTCTGGGCCATGTCGCGGACGAACTTCTCCGCCGTTGCAGGCGTGTAGGGCGGCCCCCAGGCAACGACGACCGACTCGGCCTGGGGCTGGAGCGTGTAGACGATCCCGCCATCCTGGCGTTTGCCAGGCTCGGTATGCAGCCAGGTTTCGCCGTCGATCGAAAAGGTCGCCCGGTCCGGCATGGCCCACGAGGCGGCCAGCGGTTTCGCGTTGCCGACCGTCGCGGTCGAACCGCGCAGACGCAGCGTAAGCGTTTCCCCTGGCGTAAGTCCGGCGACGCGCATGCACCACCAGCAGGGCCAGCCCCGCCGGGGATCGCCGCCCGGCATGAAGCTCACGCTCCGCCCGGCCTGGTCCAGTTCCAGCACCTGCGCCGAGCCGCCTTCAAAGTCGTCCGTCACCCGCAACAGTTCCGCCGCCGCAGCACGGGACGCATCGATTCCAGAAAGGAGGACGGCGGCCAGGCAGACGAACGACACCGCATTTCGCAAGCAAGACATGGGCGGCTCCGGGGTAGTGGACCTGGCCATAAGTCCTTCTTTTTATCTGACGCCATACGGACATGCGGCCATGTTGAGGACGGGGGCAGGGACCTGTGGCCAGGTCCGCTACGGGGGAATGGCGTTACGGTTTCTCCGGCGTTTCGATCGTTTCTTCGGGCGGGCGGCGCATGCTGGTCAGGCGGATGCAGTAGGCCATTAACCCCAGGTTCAGCAACAGGAAAAAGCCAAAGGCCCAGCGGCCGCCGATTTTGGCGGAAGCGGCGTGTTCGGCGTAGCGGGTCGATATGTCGATCGCCGCCAGCCGGGTCGATTCGTTGATGACCGTCATGCCGCAAAAGTGCAGCATTAGACCGACCGTCGCGACGCTCAGCCAGACTAGCTTCAGCCGCCCTGCCCGCAGCTGGGGAACCCAGGCGATCAGTTCCAGCGTCACGCCAATCACGGACAGAATCACGTACGGCAGCGTGAGCATGCTGAACACCACATCCCGCGCCGCCGGCGGCATCAACAAGGAATAGGCGCCCGCACAAATACTCGTCAGCACAATAGCTATCAGGGCGATCATGGCCGTACGATGCGCACCGCGGGTCTGTTCCGCGGTCGGCATGCCGGTATCCAGTCGCGACTCCCACCACACCTGCCAGGCAAGCATCAACGCCATCGTGGGAAAGGATCCCACGACCCACAACGCCAGCCGTGGGAACAATTCAAACGGCCGATAAACGAGCACCCCCGAGGCGTACTGTTCCACCCAGACATCGGGATGCACGCTCAGCAGATGATTCTCCACCCAGCTCCAGGCGACAAACATGAAGCCGGCGAACGCCCCCACGCCGACCGCCGCCCGGGCGACAAACGGCCAGTGCCCGATCCGCTTGCTCTTCAGGATATACAGCAGGTAAAACCCGGCGATCAGCACCGGCAGGATCGCCATCCAGCGATAAAACAGCAGCAGGTTGGCCGTATAAAAGTTCTCGCGATATACAATCTGCAGGAACAGCAACGGCGCAATGCCGGCGGTGATGGCGGCGCTCAACATGAACGGCAGCCAGTCGCGCAAGATCCGCGACAACGGCGTCCCATCGTCGGCCGAACCAAACAGCACCGTATGCGCCGCCAGGTAGGCCGAGCCCGCCAGGACATAATTCATGAACAGGACATGAATCATAAACACGGCCACCAGCAGCGTCAGATAAAACGCCGTCGGTCCCGGAAAGCCAAAAGGGAATACAGTATCCATCAGTGGGTGCTCCCTTGCGTCAGGTGTTCCTCAAGCACGATGCCGGATTCCACGCCGACTTCGTCCAGCCAGCGCTGGATCTGCTCCAGGACGGCCGGGTCGTCGGTCTCTTTCCAGTCGGCCGGGCGATTGGCGTTTTCCCAGGAGACGTACTGCACCAGCGCCTCCAGCTCCAGGTTGTTCCCGGCGAACGGCGGCATGAACGCTTTGGTCCGCTGCAGCTGGGCGATGTTCAATCGTTTCTGTTCCGTCGACCAGCTGGAGCAAAGCTCGGACAGCCCGTTGGCGCCGTTGACGGTGTGGCACACAGAGCAGTGGAAGCGATACACCTTGGCCCCCAGCAGCAACTGCTCGTTGGGATATTGTTCCGGGTTCCGCATCGGGTAAGGATCATTCGTCACGCAGCCGATCTTTCGCAGGCGGGCCACATCCGCCTGGGTGACCGAGTTGGAATAGAGCGTCTTGCGGATGGAGTACGGCTTGCGGACCCCTTCGCGTACAAACTCGCCGCCGCCAGTCGCCACAAACGCCAGCATGCACAGCAGGCTGGCGGTCGCTCCGTTGATATACAGTTGCTGCCGCAGCATGCCGACCAGCGCGTACAGCCCAATCAACGCCGAGGCTCCGATGCTGGCGCCCATGAACATGGTCATGGTGATGTTGCCGCCCAGCGCCATGGCGCGGCTGTCGGGCGGCATCGTAAACAGAAACCAGGCGCCCAGAAACGGCATCAGCGCCATGGGAGCCAGCAGATGGGCCGCCCGATGAATGAGCGACTCTTTGGCAGGGCGATCCAGCCAGGGGACGGCGTTGATCACCACGCAGGCGACCAGCGAGCCGACCGTCATGGCGGTCACCGTGCGGAACAGAAGCGAAG is part of the Lignipirellula cremea genome and encodes:
- a CDS encoding heavy metal-binding domain-containing protein, with protein sequence MNVSGLSGNEIYCLHQKGWQPGGIVVGNSVQSLGFVGGISSSLKTLAGGEVENMTSLISEGRHLAINRIEEDAKVRGAQGLTGVSTELKTLGGMIEFLAIGSAIHGPQYQGPFFSTACSGQEFYCHLDAGYQPRHFVMGNVAYALGIGRGISGSFRTFAVRGEVKEFSDLYNHTRHLALERLEAEAAHMGCNSVVDINTEVLSIAGVREMLMVGTGSYNPSLGKLQRPVTSELTGEELWNLTQMGYAPVRLVLGTSVYALGFAGGMTAMFKSFSRGEITEVTQLVYEARENALAHIMEDAASCGAEQVIGAKVFVHEIGSGLVEVLAIGTAIRRNPQMKTVSEQLLPQAIIRDRDTFFDASLTGSLSREHVSSGTSSATASPGNNAVGCIIGLIVVGGFFLTMCGGFLISVFG
- a CDS encoding M14-type cytosolic carboxypeptidase produces the protein MSCLRNAVSFVCLAAVLLSGIDASRAAAAELLRVTDDFEGGSAQVLELDQAGRSVSFMPGGDPRRGWPCWWCMRVAGLTPGETLTLRLRGSTATVGNAKPLAASWAMPDRATFSIDGETWLHTEPGKRQDGGIVYTLQPQAESVVVAWGPPYTPATAEKFVRDMAQKSPHATARLLCRSREDRPVPMLSIREGELPASERFGVWVQARQHAWESGSSWVAQGFGEWLLSDAAEAAWLRRHAEIYLVPVMDIDNTATGNGGKNAVPHDHNRDWSPQPHWNEIIAAQKQVNALIDEGRMDIFLDLHNPAPGDPTFFFVAPDEQLKEPAIRLRNQFTDLACDRIAQIRPSTPVSNKQRSTGPSYHPLWRQISANWVAMRGNPQTVSVCLETSWNNPTSTTAGYRAIGASLAGAVQTFLQERPATP
- a CDS encoding cytochrome BD quinol oxidase subunit I, coding for MDLYYPVNTFGPAMKGMVLGGLGIFHVFLAMFAIGGGMLMCYFQWLAQTGRNPYARRFVDDYFKLLVLISFVVGAVTGVAMWFVSIQVSPRTIGMMVGEFHWVWGIEWTFFSLEITAGYCFYRYSKVLTDTARFRLLLIYAVASWFSLFWINGILSWQLTPGNWPETRWMWDGFFNPSFFPSLLFRTVTAMTVGSLVACVVINAVPWLDRPAKESLIHRAAHLLAPMALMPFLGAWFLFTMPPDSRAMALGGNITMTMFMGASIGASALIGLYALVGMLRQQLYINGATASLLCMLAFVATGGGEFVREGVRKPYSIRKTLYSNSVTQADVARLRKIGCVTNDPYPMRNPEQYPNEQLLLGAKVYRFHCSVCHTVNGANGLSELCSSWSTEQKRLNIAQLQRTKAFMPPFAGNNLELEALVQYVSWENANRPADWKETDDPAVLEQIQRWLDEVGVESGIVLEEHLTQGSTH